Part of the Methanothermobacter sp. MT-2 genome is shown below.
AACATCCACCCCGAAGACATTGAAAGCCTAGATGACATAAAAAAACTCCCTTACACAACAAAGGACGATCTCAGAAAAGTATACCCCTTCGGAATGTTCGCAACCCCAAAAAAGGAGATAATAGAAGTACACACTTCTTCAGGGACAACAGGCAAACCAGTAGTCTCAGGTTACACAAAAAAAGACATCGAAATATGGAGTGAAGTAATGGCAAGAGGCCTCACAATGATGGGAGTTACAGAAGACGACATAATACAAAACACCCACGGCTACGGCCTATTCACGGGAGGATTCGGAGTCCACTACGGAGCCCAGAGGATAGGGGCCACAGTGATCCCCATTTCAACCGGCCAGACAAGAAGACAAATCGAAATCATGAAAGACTTCGGGACAACAGTCATGATATTCACACCATCCTATGGACTATACCTTTCAGAAGTGGCCGAAGAAGAAGGCTACAAACCAAATGAATTCCAACTAAAAGCGATAGGTTTCGGAGCCGAAATGTGGACCGAAGAAATGCGAAAAGAACTCGAAAAGCGTTTCAACGCACCAGCATTCAACATCTATGGCTTAACAGAAATCATAGGACCGGGCGTGGCCATGGAATGCCAGGAAAAAAACGGTTTACACATTTTCGAGGATCATTTCTACCCGGAGATCATCAACAGCAAAACTGGCGAAGTTTTGCCGCCAGGAAAAAGAGGCGAACTCGTTATAACAACACTCACAAGAGTTGGTATGCCAATCATCAGATTCCGCACAAAGGACATCACCTCAATAAATTATGATGAGTGTGGCTGCGGAAGAACACTCGCAAGGATTTCAAGGATAACAGGACGCGCAGACGACATGGTAAAAGTAAGAGGAGTCTCAGTATTCCCATCCCAGGTAGAGAAGGCTTTGCTTAAGATTGATGGTATACAACCCCATTATCAGATTATCATAACAAGACCTCACCTCATGGATGAAATGGAAGTTAAAGTTGAAACTTCACCAGAATTATTCTCAGATGATATAGGAGAAATGATAGGATTACAAAAGAAAATCGGCGAATATATAGAGAACGAAATAGGTTTAAGGGTTAAAGTAACATTAGTAGAACCCAAAACTTTACCTAGGAGTGAAGGAAAAGCTGTTAGAGTCATTGATAAAAGAAAATTCTGAGGTCCCTAATATGAAAATTAAACAAATTTCAATATTCCTAGAAAACAAAAAAGGAAGACTCTGGAAAGCCCTAAACATACTAAAAGGTGCAGATATAAACATAAGAGCCCTTTATCTTGCAGACACCTCAGAATTTGGGATACTAAGACTTATAGTGCCAGAACCTGAAAAGGCGAAGAGTGTTCTTGAAGAAAACGACTTCGCTGTGAAAATGAATGAAGTAATAGCAGTAGAATTAGAAGACAAACCAGGAGGGCTTTCATCAATCCTAAAAATACTAAAAGATTCGGACATAAACATAGAATACATATACGCTTTCGTGCACGAAAAAAAAGGCAAGGCTATATTATTCCTAAAAGCTGACAAGATAGACAAAACAATAGAAGTATTAAAAAAGGGCGGGGCAACGATACTAACAGCCGAAGAAGTCTATAAAATTTAAACACGCAAATTAAAGCATGTTGAAATAGACCGTGGAGAATCTAGCAAAGCTAAAACTAATCCATTTCATGAACTCTGATCATTGGAAATTATAAGGGTGGGAAAACCTCCACTTTAACAAAAAAATTCCTTGGAGGGTTCATCCCCCACACACACTTTAAACATAGATTGGATTAGAAAAAAGAAGATTTCAACAATTTAGAGGGTTTATCCGCTCACTGTTTGAAACTTTGAAGATTTTGTAGCCATTGGTTAAACTCTACTGGGAACGTTTATTATGTTACCGTTACGCATTTTGCAAGGTTTCTTG
Proteins encoded:
- a CDS encoding coenzyme F390 synthetase; the protein is MIWDEKMECITRDELEEIQIKRLQDTLTRTYEKVPYYKKKFEENNIHPEDIESLDDIKKLPYTTKDDLRKVYPFGMFATPKKEIIEVHTSSGTTGKPVVSGYTKKDIEIWSEVMARGLTMMGVTEDDIIQNTHGYGLFTGGFGVHYGAQRIGATVIPISTGQTRRQIEIMKDFGTTVMIFTPSYGLYLSEVAEEEGYKPNEFQLKAIGFGAEMWTEEMRKELEKRFNAPAFNIYGLTEIIGPGVAMECQEKNGLHIFEDHFYPEIINSKTGEVLPPGKRGELVITTLTRVGMPIIRFRTKDITSINYDECGCGRTLARISRITGRADDMVKVRGVSVFPSQVEKALLKIDGIQPHYQIIITRPHLMDEMEVKVETSPELFSDDIGEMIGLQKKIGEYIENEIGLRVKVTLVEPKTLPRSEGKAVRVIDKRKF